A single region of the Photobacterium sanguinicancri genome encodes:
- a CDS encoding MFS transporter → MTTTTTLARRSSTFVPVAGLTIFAIASGYLMSLIPLITNEFKMSQDLVSWLASSYYCGLLLGSIIVEPIVVRLGHRVSFIAFLSLLAATVIMMPLVPSQQVWLLARFIAGVAVAGVFVVVESWLLIGDKKERAKRLGFYMTSLYGGTTLGQFGISVIGTQGFEPFIMIFALLCMAMLPPLLCRQGQPSIEHPQSLSLQQIMQLRKPALIGCLVSGILMGSIYGLMPLSLQQEGVANEQISVLMAAIILGGMFIQPIISWLSIRMSKSLLMALACLVGVFAMGIIHFETSFAMMMMMLALLGMSAFALYPIAITLACDELDSTFIVAATQVMLFSYSLGSALGPIVADKFMKTEDGLTAFFFVILLATAIYMLIASAKRKPEVLAS, encoded by the coding sequence GTGACAACTACTACTACTCTAGCTCGTCGTAGCAGCACCTTTGTGCCTGTCGCGGGCTTAACTATTTTTGCTATCGCTTCTGGCTACTTGATGAGTCTTATTCCGTTAATTACAAATGAATTTAAGATGAGTCAGGACCTAGTGAGTTGGTTAGCAAGTAGTTATTACTGTGGCTTACTCCTTGGTTCCATTATTGTTGAGCCAATCGTTGTTCGTTTAGGGCACCGTGTTTCTTTCATTGCTTTTTTAAGCTTGTTAGCAGCAACAGTGATCATGATGCCGCTCGTACCATCACAGCAAGTGTGGCTTCTGGCTCGTTTTATTGCTGGCGTTGCAGTTGCTGGTGTTTTCGTTGTTGTTGAGTCTTGGTTGCTGATTGGCGACAAGAAAGAGCGCGCTAAACGCCTAGGCTTTTACATGACGTCATTATATGGCGGCACAACGTTGGGGCAGTTTGGAATTTCTGTTATTGGCACTCAAGGCTTCGAACCTTTTATCATGATTTTTGCACTATTGTGCATGGCAATGCTGCCACCATTACTGTGCAGACAAGGTCAACCAAGCATAGAGCACCCACAAAGCTTATCGTTGCAGCAAATAATGCAACTGCGTAAGCCTGCACTTATAGGCTGCCTAGTGTCTGGTATTTTAATGGGATCGATTTACGGCCTTATGCCACTGTCCTTGCAACAAGAAGGCGTAGCTAACGAGCAAATCAGTGTACTGATGGCAGCCATCATTCTAGGCGGTATGTTTATCCAGCCAATTATTAGCTGGCTTTCAATTCGCATGAGCAAATCACTACTGATGGCTCTAGCATGTTTAGTGGGTGTTTTTGCGATGGGCATCATTCACTTTGAAACCAGCTTTGCAATGATGATGATGATGTTAGCTTTACTGGGTATGTCGGCTTTTGCCCTTTACCCTATAGCTATCACGTTGGCGTGTGATGAACTGGATAGCACCTTCATTGTAGCAGCAACGCAAGTCATGCTATTTAGCTACAGCTTAGGTTCTGCGTTGGGTCCAATCGTGGCTGACAAGTTCATGAAAACAGAAGATGGATTAACCGCTTTCTTCTTCGTGATTTTACTGGCTACGGCGATTTACATGCTTATTGCGAGTGCGAAACGTAAGCCAGAAGTATTGGCAAGCTAA
- a CDS encoding DNA-3-methyladenine glycosylase I codes for MESNRCGWTQHHPLEQSYHDIEWGMPVIDDIQLFEYITLEGAQAGLSWLTVLKKREGYKTAFLNYDLVRLAELNERHVDAIIAQYDVIKHRGKIASVFTNAAAAIALQKEYGSLSKALWQFTDGSPINNQWASMAEVPTSTEASKAMSKFLKKKGFKFVGETICYAFMQATGMVNDHAVNCDCYQKVIAKQKLVFSSAPRYHTSN; via the coding sequence GTGGAAAGTAATCGTTGTGGGTGGACACAGCACCATCCATTAGAACAAAGTTACCATGATATCGAATGGGGAATGCCCGTTATAGATGATATTCAGTTGTTTGAATATATCACTCTGGAAGGTGCTCAAGCCGGGTTAAGTTGGTTAACGGTATTGAAAAAGCGAGAGGGTTATAAGACGGCTTTTTTAAACTATGACTTGGTTCGTTTAGCTGAGCTTAACGAGAGGCATGTCGATGCGATTATTGCACAATATGACGTGATTAAACATCGCGGGAAGATTGCCTCTGTGTTTACTAATGCAGCAGCAGCAATAGCCCTGCAAAAAGAATATGGCTCGCTGTCAAAAGCGCTTTGGCAATTCACCGACGGTTCTCCCATTAATAATCAATGGGCTTCTATGGCTGAGGTACCGACATCGACTGAAGCATCCAAAGCCATGAGTAAATTTTTGAAGAAAAAAGGCTTTAAATTTGTGGGAGAAACAATTTGTTATGCCTTTATGCAGGCAACAGGGATGGTGAATGATCATGCTGTAAATTGTGACTGCTATCAGAAAGTGATAGCAAAACAGAAGCTAGTCTTTAGCTCGGCTCCTCGCTATCATACGAGCAATTGA
- a CDS encoding MarR family winged helix-turn-helix transcriptional regulator, whose protein sequence is MKDIEQLNHTIIEFYEKLSSWEQSVVRGKGFSLPQVHIVEILGAHGAMRMKELADKIGVTTGTLTVQVDKMVNAGLICRRPHESDRRSILVELTTSGESLYQEHDQLHLNLTQDITAKLSDTDRLHLLKCLQVMNQEF, encoded by the coding sequence ACCATTATTGAATTTTACGAGAAACTATCGTCGTGGGAACAATCTGTTGTTCGTGGTAAGGGCTTTTCCTTACCACAAGTACATATTGTTGAAATACTCGGCGCACATGGCGCAATGCGAATGAAAGAACTCGCGGATAAGATTGGTGTGACGACAGGCACACTCACAGTCCAAGTCGATAAAATGGTCAATGCAGGTTTAATCTGCCGACGTCCTCATGAGTCTGATAGACGTTCAATATTAGTAGAACTAACAACATCCGGTGAAAGCTTGTACCAAGAGCACGATCAACTCCACTTGAATCTAACGCAAGACATCACTGCAAAACTCAGTGATACCGACCGCCTCCACTTGCTTAAATGCCTACAAGTAATGAACCAAGAATTTTAA
- the secD gene encoding protein translocase subunit SecD has product MNHYSAWKYVVLIVTLCVMALSAIPTWYGENAAIQIGAKAGLSASPLSLQRALTDQGISTKRIDQSGNKTIVVLNDESQQAHAKSVLSTMVKDSSQIALALEPAAPMWLQSMGFAPIKLGLDLRGGVQFLLDVDIDQVFSAQTEQLSDELRLHLRKEGIRSTSMTQTQSDTLAVSLPDADANSTVRAFVSKQYPQWQVRSSKGDGLYITMKESEQTQLRNLTVQQNLQTMRSRIEELGITEALVQRQGEHRIRIELPGVQDPAAAKNVIGATASLAFYEVKEAGTGSTMVVNDKDGRPVRVARKPVLGGDHIVDARGSLGEMGMPEVNITLDSTGGKIMSEFSRTHIGKPMATSYSEYSRDENGKASQSNEIISVATIQSQLGNRFRITGAGSLQDAQELALLLRAGSLTAPVTIVEERTIGPTLGAENIENGFAALGLGLGITLLFMACWYRRLGWVANIALVSNMIMLFGLLAMIPGAVLTLPGIAGLVLTVGMAVDTNVLIFERIKDKLREGRSMAQAIDRGFDSAFGTIFDANFTTMITAVVLYSVGNGPIQGFALTLGLGLLTSMFTGIFASRAMINLVWGRDSRREVRI; this is encoded by the coding sequence ATGAACCATTACTCCGCGTGGAAGTATGTTGTATTAATTGTCACCTTATGTGTGATGGCGCTGAGTGCGATCCCGACTTGGTATGGTGAAAATGCCGCTATTCAAATTGGGGCTAAAGCTGGCCTGTCTGCTTCTCCACTTTCGCTGCAACGCGCGTTAACAGATCAAGGCATTAGCACGAAACGCATTGATCAAAGCGGTAATAAAACGATTGTTGTACTTAATGATGAATCGCAACAAGCACATGCTAAATCAGTTTTATCTACGATGGTTAAAGATAGCTCTCAAATCGCTTTGGCCCTTGAACCAGCAGCTCCTATGTGGCTTCAGTCAATGGGCTTTGCCCCGATAAAACTGGGCTTAGATTTGCGCGGCGGGGTGCAGTTCTTACTTGATGTTGATATTGATCAGGTATTTAGTGCGCAAACTGAACAACTGTCTGATGAGCTACGTTTGCACTTGCGTAAAGAGGGTATTCGCTCAACATCCATGACACAAACACAAAGTGATACCTTGGCTGTGAGCCTACCGGATGCAGACGCTAATAGTACTGTTCGAGCATTTGTGAGTAAGCAATATCCACAATGGCAGGTACGTAGCAGCAAAGGTGATGGTCTTTACATCACAATGAAAGAAAGTGAGCAAACTCAGTTACGTAATTTAACCGTACAACAAAACCTGCAAACAATGCGTAGCCGTATTGAAGAATTAGGTATTACCGAAGCGTTAGTTCAGCGCCAAGGTGAACACCGTATTCGTATTGAATTACCGGGTGTTCAAGATCCAGCAGCGGCTAAAAATGTTATTGGTGCTACCGCGAGTCTTGCTTTTTATGAAGTAAAAGAAGCGGGCACTGGCAGTACTATGGTGGTTAACGACAAAGATGGTCGCCCTGTACGTGTTGCTCGTAAACCTGTGCTTGGCGGGGATCACATTGTTGATGCGCGTGGTAGCTTGGGTGAGATGGGTATGCCTGAAGTTAACATTACTTTGGACAGTACTGGCGGCAAAATCATGTCTGAATTCTCGCGTACTCACATTGGTAAGCCAATGGCGACCTCTTACAGTGAATACAGTCGTGATGAAAATGGTAAAGCGAGCCAAAGTAACGAAATCATTAGTGTTGCGACAATTCAATCTCAGTTGGGTAACCGCTTCCGCATTACAGGCGCTGGTTCACTACAAGATGCACAAGAACTTGCATTGTTGCTACGCGCTGGTTCATTGACAGCGCCTGTTACGATTGTTGAAGAGCGCACCATTGGCCCGACATTGGGTGCAGAAAATATTGAAAATGGTTTTGCGGCACTGGGCCTTGGTCTTGGCATTACTCTGCTATTTATGGCGTGCTGGTACCGTCGCTTAGGTTGGGTCGCGAATATTGCCCTAGTGTCTAACATGATCATGCTTTTTGGTTTGTTAGCAATGATTCCAGGGGCGGTACTTACGTTGCCGGGGATTGCAGGCTTAGTGCTTACTGTTGGTATGGCGGTAGATACAAACGTACTTATATTTGAACGAATTAAAGATAAGTTACGTGAAGGTCGTAGTATGGCGCAAGCAATTGACCGTGGTTTTGACAGTGCTTTTGGTACGATCTTCGATGCTAACTTCACCACAATGATCACTGCTGTTGTGCTTTATTCTGTGGGTAACGGCCCTATTCAAGGTTTTGCCCTAACGTTAGGCCTTGGCCTGCTCACCAGTATGTTTACCGGTATTTTTGCCTCACGCGCCATGATCAATCTGGTGTGGGGTCGTGACTCTCGCCGCGAAGTAAGGATTTAA
- a CDS encoding cation diffusion facilitator family transporter has product MSEQPVKIIQKATWVGSIANVALAIIKITVGKITGSQALIADGVHSFSDLVTDTAILIGSRYWTAPADKEHPYGHGRFETLTNIFIGVILVLVGLGIGWDSISSIGHEPTTTPGMLAFGAAVASILVKEVLYRWTIIQAKKINSRALHANAWHHRSDALSSLPVAIAVIANYVLPDLYYLDQIAALLVTAMILKAAFEILWPAIWELTEAEADSELEQKIQSYAADDKDIGEVHAIRSRRTGSNILLDFHLLVDPNMSVDRAHTIAENFKNHILEEIDEVVDVIIHIEPYNCAERVHNPCCGDGECK; this is encoded by the coding sequence ATGTCAGAGCAGCCAGTAAAGATAATTCAAAAAGCCACTTGGGTGGGTTCGATTGCTAACGTCGCGTTAGCCATTATTAAAATAACGGTGGGTAAGATTACCGGTAGCCAAGCACTTATCGCAGATGGTGTTCATAGTTTTTCGGATCTTGTCACTGATACCGCTATTTTGATTGGTTCTCGCTATTGGACAGCTCCAGCAGATAAAGAGCATCCTTATGGTCATGGCCGATTTGAAACCTTAACCAATATTTTTATCGGAGTGATCCTTGTTTTAGTGGGTCTAGGTATTGGCTGGGACTCCATCAGCAGTATTGGTCATGAACCGACAACGACACCTGGCATGCTTGCATTCGGAGCTGCTGTCGCTTCTATATTGGTTAAAGAGGTACTTTACCGATGGACGATTATTCAAGCGAAAAAAATTAATAGCCGCGCATTACATGCGAATGCATGGCATCACCGCTCAGATGCACTCAGTTCGTTGCCCGTAGCCATTGCCGTTATTGCAAATTATGTCTTACCTGATTTGTATTATCTTGATCAAATTGCAGCCTTACTTGTCACAGCGATGATACTAAAAGCGGCATTTGAGATTTTATGGCCTGCTATCTGGGAGTTAACAGAAGCGGAAGCCGATAGCGAGCTTGAACAGAAAATCCAAAGTTATGCTGCTGATGATAAAGACATTGGTGAAGTACATGCGATTCGCAGTCGCCGTACGGGAAGTAATATTTTACTGGACTTTCACTTATTGGTTGATCCAAACATGTCGGTAGATAGGGCGCATACCATTGCCGAAAATTTCAAAAATCATATATTAGAAGAAATCGATGAAGTGGTGGACGTTATTATTCACATTGAGCCCTATAACTGCGCTGAACGTGTCCACAATCCTTGCTGTGGCGATGGTGAATGCAAGTGA
- a CDS encoding DMT family transporter → MLPFLTSLSPMIPLSIAIMCEVVATSFLPKTEQFTKPELTLLVLICYGIAFFMLSITVRTMPVGVAYAIWCGAGIVLVAMLGWVFSGQYLDKYALLGMSLIMAGTIIINVFSKSVTH, encoded by the coding sequence ATGCTCCCTTTTTTAACCTCTTTATCACCAATGATACCTCTCTCGATTGCTATTATGTGCGAAGTTGTCGCAACGAGTTTTTTACCCAAGACGGAGCAGTTTACTAAGCCAGAATTGACGCTTCTAGTTTTGATCTGCTACGGGATTGCTTTTTTTATGCTTTCAATTACTGTGCGTACTATGCCTGTTGGTGTTGCGTATGCCATTTGGTGTGGCGCGGGTATTGTGCTAGTCGCGATGTTGGGTTGGGTGTTTTCAGGCCAGTATTTAGACAAATATGCCTTATTAGGGATGAGCCTTATTATGGCGGGTACTATTATTATTAATGTGTTCTCTAAGTCAGTTACGCATTAG
- a CDS encoding methyl-accepting chemotaxis protein yields the protein MLTFRNFSIGKKIASVFSAIVLVLIGFGLFISSELNSVRNGIVNFTDSTLPSVLSVEDMLFDLSYARRTQYAILTYTKLDDIRSRITKANQQHQEVEKKFSEYGATVSSAEEQRIFDRIMTSWRRYQQALNGFNEAAGRGDISAAQPILAGTFKDFNALEAAMDELLEMNLGFVANNRESMLSSVATVVNITIASILGLVAFMIGSNIFLSRQICGPLSLVMAQAQAIASGNLTHKIQREEMGNDELGKLADTTITMQLNLRSLIEEIVAAVTQLSSAVEEVSAVAAQSSVGMSEQQNEITMVATAMDQMKATVAEVASNTEVASASASEANVEAAEGAAEVTQTIKHIQSASLEIENAGALVGQLVKESENISMVVDVIRGIAEQTNLLALNAAIEAARAGDQGRGFAVVADEVRTLAGRTQHSTGEIITIIEKLQKSANEAREATNESCSLIHSCVEQSQNTGDKIQSIEVTVGKIADMSVQIASACSEQDSVTEELGRSVAKINESSAEVVEGSGHTTQACHELSQLAMNLQQAMSRFRVV from the coding sequence GTGCTAACTTTTCGAAATTTTTCCATTGGCAAAAAAATTGCCAGTGTCTTTTCTGCGATCGTATTGGTGCTAATTGGCTTCGGCTTGTTCATCAGCAGTGAATTGAATTCCGTGCGTAACGGTATTGTCAATTTTACTGATTCTACGTTACCAAGTGTACTGAGCGTAGAAGACATGCTGTTTGATTTGTCTTATGCCCGTCGTACTCAATACGCAATTCTCACCTATACCAAACTTGACGATATTCGTTCTCGAATTACTAAAGCCAACCAGCAACACCAAGAAGTAGAGAAAAAGTTTTCTGAGTACGGTGCAACGGTATCTTCAGCGGAAGAGCAGCGCATATTCGACCGTATCATGACGTCGTGGCGTCGCTATCAGCAGGCATTGAATGGCTTTAATGAAGCGGCTGGCCGTGGTGATATTAGTGCTGCTCAACCGATTCTTGCTGGCACATTTAAAGACTTTAATGCATTGGAAGCGGCCATGGATGAGTTGCTAGAAATGAACCTTGGTTTCGTCGCGAATAACCGCGAATCGATGCTAAGTAGTGTGGCTACTGTGGTTAATATCACCATCGCCAGCATCCTAGGTTTAGTTGCGTTTATGATCGGAAGCAATATCTTTCTGTCTCGCCAAATTTGCGGTCCATTAAGCCTTGTTATGGCGCAAGCACAGGCAATTGCCAGCGGTAATTTAACGCACAAAATTCAACGTGAAGAGATGGGTAATGATGAATTAGGTAAGCTGGCTGATACGACGATTACGATGCAGCTTAACTTACGTAGCTTGATTGAAGAGATTGTTGCTGCAGTTACCCAGCTAAGCTCGGCTGTCGAAGAAGTTAGCGCTGTTGCCGCTCAATCATCTGTTGGTATGAGTGAGCAGCAAAATGAGATCACTATGGTGGCTACAGCCATGGATCAAATGAAAGCGACGGTAGCGGAAGTGGCGAGCAACACTGAAGTGGCATCAGCATCTGCATCAGAAGCGAATGTTGAGGCGGCTGAGGGGGCGGCGGAAGTCACGCAAACCATCAAACATATCCAAAGTGCGTCACTGGAAATTGAAAATGCAGGCGCTTTGGTTGGACAGCTTGTGAAAGAATCTGAAAACATCAGCATGGTTGTTGATGTGATTCGAGGTATTGCAGAGCAAACTAACCTTCTTGCTTTGAATGCGGCCATTGAAGCAGCACGTGCCGGAGATCAAGGCCGAGGCTTTGCCGTTGTCGCTGATGAAGTAAGAACACTGGCTGGTCGTACTCAGCACTCAACGGGTGAAATTATTACGATTATCGAAAAACTACAGAAAAGTGCTAATGAGGCACGTGAAGCGACCAACGAAAGTTGTTCATTGATTCATTCCTGTGTCGAGCAGAGCCAGAACACGGGTGATAAGATTCAATCTATCGAGGTCACTGTAGGCAAAATAGCTGATATGAGTGTGCAAATTGCGAGTGCTTGTAGCGAGCAAGATTCAGTGACGGAAGAGCTGGGTCGTAGTGTCGCTAAAATCAATGAATCTTCAGCAGAAGTTGTGGAAGGTTCAGGGCATACAACGCAGGCTTGCCATGAGTTGAGCCAGTTAGCAATGAACCTCCAACAAGCGATGAGCCGTTTTCGTGTAGTTTAG
- a CDS encoding cystathionine beta-lyase, translating to MEKKALDTSIVTAGRSKKWTQKLVNPPVSRASTIVFDSVADMKASASKRMDKALFYGRRGTNTHFAFQDAMVELEGGVGCALYPCGTAAISNAILSFVKTGDHILMVDGAYEPTRDFCDKILVNMGVETTYYDPMIGEGIRDLIKPNTSVLFLESPCSITMEVQDVPTLARIAHEQDIVVMLDNTWASPINFQPFDHGVDISIQAATKYIVGHSDVMLGTATANARCWDQLRENSYLMGQCTSPDDVYLAMRGLRTLGVRLKQHEKNALRIAHWLAERNEVDHVRHPALPSCDGHEFFKRDFKGSNGLFSLVLNRGNTEALTALLDGMEHFSMGYSWGGFESLILANENINSLRTATKKDFAGPMLRLHIGLEDPEDLIRDLERGFERFNAVLNRDQM from the coding sequence ATGGAAAAGAAAGCGTTAGATACAAGCATTGTGACAGCCGGTCGCTCCAAAAAGTGGACTCAAAAACTCGTCAATCCACCCGTTAGTCGAGCATCTACTATTGTGTTCGACAGCGTTGCTGATATGAAAGCATCCGCGTCTAAACGTATGGATAAAGCCTTATTTTATGGCCGCCGCGGTACGAATACCCATTTTGCTTTTCAAGATGCCATGGTGGAATTGGAAGGTGGTGTAGGTTGCGCTTTGTACCCTTGCGGTACAGCTGCGATAAGTAATGCCATTCTCTCTTTCGTAAAGACAGGCGATCATATTTTGATGGTAGATGGCGCATATGAGCCGACACGCGATTTCTGTGACAAGATTTTAGTGAATATGGGCGTTGAAACGACCTATTATGATCCCATGATTGGCGAAGGTATTCGTGATTTAATTAAACCGAATACCAGTGTTCTTTTCCTTGAATCACCATGCTCTATTACCATGGAAGTGCAAGATGTACCGACATTAGCTCGCATTGCGCATGAGCAAGACATTGTAGTGATGCTAGATAACACTTGGGCTTCGCCAATTAACTTCCAGCCATTCGACCACGGTGTTGATATTTCGATCCAAGCGGCAACGAAGTATATTGTTGGACACTCAGATGTAATGCTAGGGACGGCGACGGCGAATGCCCGCTGCTGGGATCAACTACGCGAAAACAGTTACCTGATGGGGCAATGCACATCACCAGACGATGTTTACTTAGCCATGCGTGGTTTGCGCACCTTGGGTGTACGCTTAAAGCAGCACGAAAAAAACGCGCTACGTATTGCGCATTGGCTGGCTGAGCGTAACGAGGTGGATCATGTTCGTCATCCTGCTCTGCCTTCTTGTGATGGACATGAGTTTTTCAAGCGTGACTTCAAAGGCTCAAATGGCTTATTTTCTTTGGTGTTGAACCGTGGGAATACCGAAGCGCTGACAGCCTTGCTTGATGGGATGGAACATTTCAGCATGGGTTATTCATGGGGAGGCTTTGAAAGCCTGATTTTAGCCAATGAAAACATCAATAGTTTACGCACTGCGACAAAAAAAGATTTTGCCGGTCCTATGCTTCGCCTGCATATCGGGTTAGAAGACCCTGAGGATTTGATCCGCGATCTAGAACGAGGCTTTGAACGTTTTAATGCTGTTCTTAACCGTGATCAGATGTAA
- the secF gene encoding protein translocase subunit SecF has product MFINMKNATKWRYRTSMVSVLLMVLSISMIAVKGLNWGLDFTGGVVTEIQIKPEITSSEIGPLMDAAMKQDVAVISASEPGRWVLRYAAPAAGQELQNVSTILAPLHSKVEVLNTSIVGPQVGAEMANQGGMAILVAMLCILGYLSYRFEWRLAAGSLFALLHDVVFVLGFFAATQMEFNLTVLAAVLAILGYSLNDSIIIADRIRELLISKPNQDTETTNNQAIAATISRTMVTSGTTLITVGALWLLGGGPLEGFSIAMFIGIVTGTWSSISVGTTLPEYLGLKPEHYMAKPISEEP; this is encoded by the coding sequence ATGTTTATTAATATGAAAAATGCAACAAAATGGCGTTACCGCACGAGTATGGTGTCAGTTTTACTCATGGTGCTGTCAATCTCTATGATTGCGGTGAAAGGGCTTAACTGGGGTTTAGATTTTACTGGTGGGGTTGTGACTGAAATTCAGATCAAACCGGAAATTACCAGCAGTGAGATAGGGCCATTGATGGATGCTGCGATGAAACAAGATGTTGCAGTTATTTCAGCCAGTGAACCAGGCCGCTGGGTATTACGCTATGCTGCGCCTGCCGCTGGGCAAGAGCTGCAAAATGTCAGCACAATTCTTGCGCCTTTACACAGCAAAGTTGAAGTCTTAAATACATCGATTGTTGGCCCGCAAGTAGGGGCTGAAATGGCGAACCAAGGTGGCATGGCTATTTTGGTCGCGATGTTATGTATTTTAGGTTACCTCAGCTACCGCTTTGAATGGCGATTAGCGGCGGGCTCGTTGTTTGCGTTATTGCACGATGTGGTGTTTGTATTGGGTTTCTTTGCGGCAACGCAAATGGAGTTCAACCTGACCGTGTTGGCGGCAGTGCTGGCTATTTTGGGTTACTCCTTGAATGACTCGATTATTATTGCTGACAGGATCCGAGAGTTACTGATTTCGAAACCTAATCAAGATACAGAAACAACAAATAACCAAGCTATTGCGGCAACTATCTCCCGTACTATGGTGACATCAGGAACCACCCTTATTACGGTAGGGGCATTATGGTTACTGGGTGGTGGGCCATTAGAAGGTTTCTCTATTGCGATGTTCATTGGTATCGTAACAGGGACGTGGTCGTCTATATCTGTCGGTACAACATTACCGGAATACCTTGGTTTAAAACCTGAGCATTATATGGCAAAACCAATTAGTGAAGAGCCATAA